From Streptomyces qinzhouensis, one genomic window encodes:
- a CDS encoding PP2C family protein-serine/threonine phosphatase, which translates to MVEGACTDPGAPVAFGERVADRVADLTTLHELTGRLTAVASLDAALDEVLRAGAGIVGARRGLIVLEPPPGTTALTSPVSVTRGYGLSHAELGHIETVPRPLTAYGRILEGTESTEGAEGIDAPARRAVRTEPAGPAPEHGTPDGSAPGSWPYPPPCPRSPAVAHPDILNDDSLDPLRREVAVRLGCAAAYTQPLMSRTAGTLGAAVWLYDTPTVPTDRHRRLVDDYMRYAAEHLARLAELAEARRAVASIADELLPSRLPHVPGVRLAARHRTGPHGPRGNWYDALPLPEGALGLAVGSVGGTGPRALAAVGRLRASLRAYAVMEGEDPVAVLSDLELLLRLTEPAGTATALFAYAEPAAGKMVLAGAGHTPPLLIGERRTEFVETSLSAPLGMLACWEAPSVELCPEPGETVLLYTDGLLRRTGEPMDRAFTRLHAAAASVPRAAREDPGAVADHVLHTLFPRAPEPAGWPEEDTPVAPALPGGGPDGEVPGYEYGARPAPRDGFRPGAPRSAAYGDGEDDIVLLAVRFG; encoded by the coding sequence GTGGTCGAAGGGGCGTGCACGGACCCCGGCGCGCCGGTCGCGTTCGGCGAGCGCGTGGCGGACCGGGTCGCCGATCTCACCACCCTGCACGAGCTGACCGGCCGTCTGACCGCCGTCGCATCGCTCGACGCGGCCCTCGACGAGGTGTTGCGGGCAGGCGCCGGGATCGTCGGTGCCCGTCGCGGGCTGATCGTCCTCGAACCCCCGCCCGGCACCACCGCGCTCACCTCACCGGTGTCCGTCACCCGCGGATACGGGCTCAGCCACGCGGAGCTGGGCCATATCGAGACCGTGCCCCGCCCGCTGACCGCATACGGCCGCATCCTCGAAGGCACCGAAAGCACCGAAGGCGCCGAAGGCATCGACGCCCCCGCCCGGCGCGCGGTGCGAACGGAGCCGGCCGGCCCCGCGCCGGAGCACGGCACGCCCGACGGTTCCGCGCCCGGCTCGTGGCCGTACCCCCCGCCCTGCCCCCGGTCCCCGGCCGTCGCCCACCCGGACATCCTCAACGACGACTCCCTCGACCCACTGCGCCGCGAGGTCGCCGTGCGTCTGGGCTGCGCCGCCGCGTACACCCAGCCGCTGATGTCGCGGACCGCCGGCACCCTCGGCGCCGCCGTCTGGCTCTACGACACACCCACCGTCCCCACCGACCGCCACCGGCGGCTCGTGGACGACTACATGCGGTACGCCGCCGAGCACCTGGCCCGCCTGGCCGAGCTGGCGGAGGCCCGGCGGGCCGTCGCGAGCATCGCCGATGAACTGCTCCCGAGCCGGTTGCCGCACGTCCCCGGCGTCCGGCTCGCGGCCCGGCACCGCACCGGTCCGCACGGCCCGCGCGGCAACTGGTACGACGCCCTTCCACTGCCGGAGGGCGCGCTGGGCCTGGCCGTGGGCTCGGTCGGCGGTACGGGTCCGAGGGCGCTCGCCGCGGTGGGACGGCTGCGCGCCTCCCTGCGGGCGTACGCGGTCATGGAGGGCGAGGATCCGGTCGCGGTGCTGTCGGATCTGGAACTGCTGCTGCGGCTGACGGAACCGGCCGGGACGGCGACGGCGCTGTTCGCCTACGCCGAGCCCGCCGCCGGGAAGATGGTGCTGGCCGGGGCCGGGCACACACCTCCCCTGCTGATCGGCGAGCGGCGCACGGAGTTCGTGGAGACATCGCTGTCGGCGCCGCTGGGGATGCTCGCGTGCTGGGAGGCGCCGAGCGTGGAGCTGTGCCCCGAACCGGGAGAAACGGTGCTCCTCTATACGGACGGGCTGCTGCGGCGAACCGGGGAGCCGATGGACCGGGCGTTCACCCGGCTGCACGCGGCGGCGGCGAGCGTACCGAGGGCGGCCCGGGAGGACCCCGGGGCGGTCGCGGACCATGTACTGCACACACTGTTTCCGCGGGCCCCCGAGCCCGCGGGGTGGCCGGAGGAGGACACTCCGGTGGCTCCGGCACTTCCCGGCGGAGGCCCGGACGGGGAGGTTCCGGGGTACGAGTACGGGGCCCGGCCCGCCCCGCGGGACGGCTTCCGGCCGGGGGCACCGCGCTCCGCGGCGTACGGCGACGGTGAGGACGACATCGTCCTGCTCGCCGTCCGCTTCGGCTGA
- a CDS encoding aminopeptidase P family protein — protein sequence MAEELIPSTPDEEEQSAKPRKNGLYPEVSEELAANMASGWADTEQRDLSPVEQASYAAGRRAALSARFPGERLVVPSGKLKTRSNDTEYPFRAATEYVYLTADQSEDGVLVLEPVADGHEATLYLLPRSNRENGEFWLSGQGELWIGRRHSLAEKAVLLGIRTGDVRELPTALREATGPVRIVRGHDAEFESALTDKVTGERDEELRIYLSEARAVKDAFEIGELQKACDSTARGFEDVVKVLDRAEATSERYIEGTFFLRARVEGNDVGYGSICASGPHATTLHWVRNDGPVRSGDLLLLDAGVETTTLYTADVTRTLPVNGRFDELQRKIYDAVYDAQEAGIAAVKPGAKYRDFHDAAQRVLAERLVEWGLLEGPVERVLELGLQRRWTLHGTGHMLGLDVHDCAAARTEAYVDGTLEPGMCLTVEPGLYFQADDLTVPEEYRGIGIRIEDDILITEDGNRNLSDTLPRQADEVEAWMASLKG from the coding sequence GTGGCCGAGGAGCTCATCCCGAGTACCCCGGATGAAGAAGAGCAGTCGGCGAAGCCGCGTAAGAACGGCCTCTACCCCGAGGTTTCCGAGGAACTTGCCGCGAACATGGCAAGCGGCTGGGCGGACACCGAGCAGCGCGACCTGAGCCCGGTCGAGCAGGCCTCCTATGCGGCCGGGCGCCGTGCGGCGCTCTCGGCGCGCTTCCCCGGAGAGCGTCTGGTGGTCCCCTCCGGGAAGCTGAAGACGCGGTCCAACGACACGGAGTACCCCTTCCGTGCCGCGACCGAGTACGTGTATCTGACCGCCGACCAGAGCGAGGACGGCGTCCTCGTCCTGGAGCCGGTAGCCGACGGCCACGAGGCCACCCTCTATCTGCTGCCGCGCTCCAACCGGGAGAACGGCGAGTTCTGGCTCTCCGGCCAGGGCGAACTGTGGATCGGCCGCCGCCACTCGCTGGCCGAGAAGGCGGTGCTGCTGGGCATCCGGACCGGAGACGTCCGCGAGCTGCCGACGGCGCTGCGCGAGGCCACCGGGCCGGTGCGGATCGTCCGCGGTCATGACGCCGAGTTCGAGTCGGCGCTGACCGACAAGGTCACCGGCGAGCGGGACGAGGAGCTGCGGATCTACCTCTCCGAGGCGCGCGCGGTCAAGGACGCGTTCGAGATCGGGGAGCTGCAGAAGGCCTGCGACTCGACCGCCCGCGGTTTCGAGGATGTCGTCAAGGTTCTCGACCGGGCCGAGGCGACCAGCGAGCGCTACATTGAAGGAACGTTCTTCCTGAGGGCTCGGGTCGAGGGCAACGACGTCGGCTACGGCTCCATCTGCGCCTCCGGCCCGCACGCCACCACCCTCCACTGGGTGCGCAACGACGGCCCGGTCCGCTCCGGCGATCTGCTGCTGCTGGACGCGGGCGTGGAGACCACCACCCTCTACACCGCGGACGTCACCCGCACGCTGCCGGTCAACGGCCGCTTCGACGAGCTTCAGCGGAAGATCTACGACGCGGTGTACGACGCCCAGGAGGCCGGGATCGCGGCCGTGAAGCCGGGCGCGAAGTACCGCGACTTCCATGACGCGGCCCAGCGGGTACTGGCCGAGCGGCTGGTCGAGTGGGGGCTGCTGGAGGGCCCGGTCGAGCGGGTCCTGGAGCTGGGTCTCCAGCGCCGCTGGACCCTGCACGGCACCGGTCACATGCTCGGCCTCGACGTCCACGACTGCGCCGCCGCGCGCACTGAGGCGTATGTCGACGGGACGCTGGAGCCGGGCATGTGCCTGACGGTGGAGCCGGGGCTCTACTTCCAGGCGGACGACCTGACCGTCCCGGAGGAGTACCGGGGCATCGGCATCCGGATCGAGGACGACATCCTCATCACGGAGGACGGCAACCGGAATCTGTCGGACACGCTGCCGCGGCAGGCCGACGAGGTCGAGGCCTGGATGGCATCGCTGAAGGGCTGA